The following proteins are co-located in the Haloarcula rubripromontorii genome:
- the cop3 gene encoding cruxrhodopsin Cop3, producing the protein MPAPGSEGIWLWLGTAGMFLGMLYFIARGWGETDSRRQKFYIATILITAIAFVNYLAMALGFGLTIVEIAGEQRPIYWARYSDWLFTTPLLLYDLGLLAGADRNTISSLVSLDVLMIGTGLVATLSAGSGVLSAGAERLVWWGISTAFLLVLLYFLFSSLSGRVADLPSDTRSTFKTLRNLVTVVWLVYPVWWLVGTEGIGLVGIGIETAGFMVIDLVAKVGFGIILLRSHGVLDGAAETTGTGATPADD; encoded by the coding sequence ATGCCAGCACCAGGGAGCGAAGGAATATGGTTGTGGTTAGGTACAGCGGGCATGTTCCTCGGCATGCTCTACTTCATCGCGCGCGGCTGGGGTGAAACCGACAGCCGGCGTCAAAAGTTCTACATCGCGACAATACTTATCACGGCAATCGCGTTCGTGAATTACCTCGCGATGGCGCTTGGATTCGGCCTGACGATCGTCGAGATTGCCGGAGAGCAACGCCCCATCTATTGGGCCCGATACAGCGACTGGTTGTTCACGACGCCACTGCTGTTGTATGACCTCGGGCTCCTTGCAGGGGCGGATCGGAACACTATCAGCTCCCTCGTCAGCCTCGACGTGCTGATGATCGGGACCGGTCTGGTCGCGACGCTGAGCGCAGGAAGCGGCGTGCTGTCTGCCGGCGCGGAACGGCTGGTCTGGTGGGGCATCAGTACCGCCTTCCTGCTGGTCCTGCTGTACTTCCTGTTCAGTTCGCTGTCCGGCCGGGTCGCAGACCTGCCAAGCGATACGCGTAGCACGTTCAAGACGTTGCGCAACCTCGTCACCGTCGTCTGGCTGGTCTATCCGGTCTGGTGGCTCGTTGGTACCGAGGGAATCGGCCTCGTCGGTATCGGGATCGAGACAGCCGGCTTCATGGTCATCGACCTCGTCGCGAAGGTCGGCTTCGGTATCATCCTGCTCCGGAGCCACGGCGTGCTCGACGGCGCGGCCGAGACGACCGGAACTGGCGCAACGCCTGCAGACGACTAA
- a CDS encoding ATP synthase subunit B yields MKEYQTITEISGPLVFVETDEPVGYDDIVEIELSDGETRRGQVLESASDYVAIQVFEGTEGIDRDASVRFLGETMKMPVTEDLLGRVMDGTGQPIDGGPEIVPDERRDIVGEAINPFSREYPEEFIQTGVSAIDGMNTLVRGQKLPIFSASGLPHNDLALQIARQATVPEEEDGEDDEGSEFAVIFGAMGITAEEANEFMDDFERTGALERSVVFMNLADDPAVERTITPRLALTTAEYLAFEKDYHVLVILTDMTNYCEALREIGAAREEVPGRRGYPGYMYTDLAQLYERAGRIEGREGSVTQLPILTMPGDDDTHPIPDLTGYITEGQIYIDRDLNSQGIQPPINVLPSLSRLMDDGIGEGLTRADHADVKDQIFAAYAEGEDLRDLVNIVGREALSELDNKYLDFADRFEEEFVDQGTDTARSIDETLELGWDLLSMLPKDALNRIDEDLIEEHYREDETAETVEA; encoded by the coding sequence ATGAAAGAGTATCAGACAATCACGGAGATCAGCGGACCGCTGGTGTTCGTCGAGACCGACGAACCGGTCGGCTACGACGACATCGTCGAAATCGAGCTCAGCGACGGCGAGACCCGCCGTGGTCAGGTGCTCGAATCCGCGAGCGACTACGTCGCCATTCAGGTGTTCGAGGGCACCGAAGGTATCGACCGCGATGCCTCCGTTCGCTTCCTCGGCGAGACGATGAAGATGCCCGTCACCGAGGACCTCCTCGGGCGGGTCATGGACGGGACCGGCCAGCCGATCGACGGCGGCCCGGAAATCGTCCCCGACGAACGCCGCGACATCGTGGGTGAGGCAATCAATCCGTTCTCTCGGGAGTATCCCGAGGAGTTCATCCAGACTGGCGTTTCGGCCATCGACGGCATGAACACGCTCGTCCGCGGCCAGAAACTGCCGATCTTCTCCGCCTCCGGCCTGCCACACAACGATCTGGCGCTCCAGATCGCGCGACAGGCGACGGTGCCGGAAGAGGAGGACGGCGAAGACGACGAGGGTTCGGAGTTCGCCGTCATCTTCGGCGCGATGGGTATCACGGCCGAGGAGGCAAACGAGTTCATGGACGACTTCGAGCGCACCGGTGCGCTGGAACGCTCCGTCGTCTTCATGAACCTCGCAGACGACCCGGCCGTCGAGCGGACGATTACGCCGCGGCTGGCGCTGACCACCGCCGAATACCTCGCCTTCGAGAAGGACTATCACGTTCTGGTCATCCTGACGGACATGACCAACTACTGCGAGGCGCTGCGTGAAATCGGTGCCGCGCGTGAGGAGGTCCCGGGCCGCCGTGGCTACCCCGGATACATGTACACCGACCTGGCCCAGCTCTACGAGCGTGCCGGTCGTATCGAGGGCCGCGAGGGCTCCGTGACCCAGCTCCCGATTCTGACGATGCCCGGCGACGACGACACGCACCCGATCCCGGACCTGACCGGATACATTACTGAGGGGCAGATCTACATCGACCGCGACCTCAACAGCCAGGGTATCCAGCCGCCGATCAACGTCCTGCCCAGCCTGTCGCGGCTGATGGACGACGGTATCGGTGAGGGGCTGACCCGCGCCGACCACGCCGACGTGAAAGACCAGATCTTCGCTGCCTACGCGGAAGGTGAAGACCTGCGCGACCTCGTGAACATCGTCGGTCGCGAGGCGCTGTCGGAACTGGACAACAAGTATCTGGACTTCGCCGACCGCTTCGAAGAGGAGTTCGTCGATCAGGGGACTGACACGGCCCGCAGCATCGACGAGACGCTCGAACTCGGCTGGGACCTGCTCTCGATGCTCCCGAAGGATGCGCTGAACCGCATCGACGAGGACCTCATCGAAGAGCACTACCGCGAGGACGAGACCGCCGAAACCGTCGAAGCCTGA
- a CDS encoding ATP synthase subunit A — MSQATDTDVREDGIIESVSGPVVTARDLDARMNDVVYVGSEGLMGEVIEIEGNITTIQVYEETSGVSPGEPVEGTGSPLSVDLGPGMLDAIYDGVQRPLDVLEEKMGSAFLDRGVDAPGIDLEKTWEFTPEVEEGDEVEAGDIVGTVPETPSIDHKVMVPPDSEGGEVVAIESGNFNVEETVVELDSGEEIQMHQEWPVRQQRPTVEKETPTEPLISGQRVLDGLFPIAKGGTAAIPGPFGSGKTVTQHQLAKWADADIVVYVGCGERGNEMTEVIEDFPELEDPTTGNALMDRTCLIANTSNMPVAARESCVYTGITIAEYFRDMGYDVALMADSTSRWAEAMREISSRLEEMPGEEGYPAYLSARLSEFYERAGYFENINGTEGSVSVIGAVSPPGGDFSEPVTQNTLRIVKTFWALDADLAERRHFPSINWNESYSLYRDQLDPWFEENVRDDWPETRQWAIDTLDEEAELQEIVQLVGKDALPEDQQLTLEIARYLREAWLQQNAFHDVDTFCEPEKTYRIMDAAKTYNDAAFEALDAGVPVEEITDIDAAPRLNRIGVQEDYNEYIDDLEDDIESQLRELY, encoded by the coding sequence ATGAGTCAAGCAACAGACACAGACGTCCGCGAGGACGGCATTATCGAAAGCGTCTCGGGACCGGTCGTAACGGCTCGGGACCTCGACGCCCGGATGAACGACGTCGTTTACGTCGGCTCGGAAGGGCTGATGGGCGAGGTCATCGAGATCGAAGGAAACATCACCACGATTCAGGTGTACGAGGAGACCTCCGGCGTCTCCCCCGGCGAACCCGTCGAAGGGACGGGCTCGCCCCTCTCCGTGGACCTCGGGCCGGGCATGCTCGACGCCATCTACGATGGTGTCCAGCGCCCGCTCGACGTGCTCGAAGAGAAGATGGGGTCGGCGTTCCTCGACCGCGGTGTCGACGCGCCGGGTATTGACCTGGAGAAGACCTGGGAGTTCACCCCAGAAGTCGAGGAAGGCGACGAGGTCGAAGCCGGCGATATCGTCGGTACCGTCCCCGAGACGCCCAGTATCGATCACAAAGTGATGGTCCCGCCCGACTCTGAGGGTGGCGAGGTCGTCGCCATCGAATCGGGCAACTTCAACGTCGAAGAGACGGTCGTCGAACTGGACAGCGGCGAGGAAATCCAGATGCACCAGGAGTGGCCGGTGCGCCAGCAGCGACCGACCGTCGAGAAGGAAACCCCGACGGAACCGCTCATCTCCGGCCAGCGCGTGCTCGACGGCCTGTTCCCGATTGCGAAGGGCGGAACAGCCGCCATTCCCGGTCCGTTCGGGTCCGGGAAGACGGTCACGCAGCACCAGCTCGCCAAGTGGGCCGACGCGGACATCGTCGTCTACGTCGGCTGTGGCGAGCGTGGCAACGAGATGACTGAAGTGATCGAGGACTTCCCGGAGCTTGAGGACCCGACCACTGGCAACGCGCTGATGGACCGGACCTGCCTCATCGCCAATACGTCGAACATGCCCGTCGCGGCCCGCGAATCCTGCGTGTACACGGGGATCACCATCGCGGAGTACTTCCGTGACATGGGCTATGACGTGGCGCTGATGGCCGACTCCACCTCTCGGTGGGCCGAGGCCATGCGCGAAATCTCCTCGCGACTTGAGGAGATGCCGGGCGAAGAGGGGTACCCCGCGTACCTCTCCGCTCGCCTGAGCGAGTTCTACGAACGAGCCGGATACTTCGAGAACATCAACGGCACCGAAGGGTCCGTCTCGGTTATCGGGGCCGTCTCGCCGCCCGGCGGGGACTTCTCGGAGCCGGTCACCCAGAACACGCTGCGTATCGTCAAGACGTTCTGGGCGCTGGACGCGGATCTGGCCGAACGCCGGCACTTCCCGTCTATCAACTGGAACGAGTCCTATTCGCTGTATCGCGACCAGCTGGACCCGTGGTTCGAGGAGAACGTCCGGGACGACTGGCCGGAGACGCGCCAGTGGGCCATCGACACGCTGGATGAGGAGGCGGAACTGCAAGAGATTGTCCAGCTTGTCGGGAAGGACGCGCTGCCGGAAGACCAGCAGCTGACGCTGGAAATCGCCCGCTACCTGCGCGAGGCGTGGCTCCAGCAGAACGCCTTCCACGACGTCGACACCTTCTGTGAGCCCGAGAAGACCTACCGCATCATGGACGCCGCCAAGACGTACAACGATGCGGCCTTCGAGGCGCTGGATGCCGGTGTTCCCGTCGAGGAGATCACCGACATCGACGCCGCGCCGCGGCTCAACCGTATCGGTGTGCAGGAAGACTACAACGAGTACATCGACGACCTCGAAGACGACATCGAGTCTCAACTGCGGGAGCTGTACTAA
- a CDS encoding V-type ATP synthase subunit F, with protein sequence MSQEIAVIGSPEFTTGFRLAGVRKFADVPADEKDEQLDEAVEEMLNDDDVGIVVMHDDDLSHLSRGVRQDAETSVEPVMVTLGGGTGSGGLREQIKRAIGIDLMDED encoded by the coding sequence ATGAGCCAGGAGATTGCTGTCATCGGCAGCCCGGAGTTCACGACGGGCTTTCGGCTAGCTGGCGTCCGCAAGTTCGCGGACGTGCCTGCCGACGAGAAAGACGAGCAACTCGACGAGGCCGTCGAGGAGATGCTCAACGACGACGACGTCGGCATCGTCGTGATGCACGACGACGACCTGTCGCACCTCTCACGCGGTGTCAGGCAGGACGCGGAGACGAGTGTCGAGCCGGTGATGGTCACGCTCGGCGGCGGCACAGGCAGCGGCGGACTGCGTGAACAGATCAAGCGAGCCATCGGTATCGACCTGATGGACGAAGACTAA
- a CDS encoding V-type ATP synthase subunit C: MSSRTGTSGQGSNYEYVIARVRARSAALFDDDDYRKLVRMGTGEIARFMEETEYETEMNALGSRYDGVDLVEYALNRNLAKHFDDLLRWSEGALYDYIARYLRKFDVWNVKTVIRGLYSDAERTEVEDDLIRAGEFTDRRVEDLLNAGSIEEVVEQLDDTIFGDTLAEAFDVYEESGVLVPLENALDRAFYETLLSGLPDNPEVDSPTGLYVEFLETEVDFRNLRNALRLAHSGADIDPSEYFIEGGQLFDAQEVAQLSTNLDQLVSAVRESKYGEDLNQALSALEEADNLIDFERALDAALLEYADRLSNRYPLSVCPVLSYVLAKEREVDNIRAIARGREAGLGPDEVEQELVIL, encoded by the coding sequence ATGAGTTCGCGAACGGGAACGAGCGGCCAGGGAAGCAACTACGAGTACGTCATCGCACGGGTTCGTGCCCGTAGCGCGGCGCTGTTCGACGATGACGACTACCGGAAGCTGGTCCGCATGGGGACGGGCGAGATCGCCCGCTTCATGGAGGAAACAGAGTACGAGACCGAGATGAACGCGCTCGGCTCCCGGTACGACGGCGTCGACCTCGTCGAGTACGCGCTGAACCGCAACCTCGCGAAACACTTCGACGACCTGCTTCGCTGGTCCGAGGGGGCGCTGTACGACTACATCGCCCGCTACCTGCGGAAGTTCGACGTGTGGAACGTCAAGACCGTCATCCGCGGGCTCTACTCGGATGCAGAGCGAACCGAGGTCGAGGACGACCTCATCCGGGCCGGCGAGTTCACCGACCGGCGCGTTGAGGACCTGCTGAACGCCGGCTCTATCGAGGAGGTTGTCGAGCAGCTCGACGACACTATCTTCGGTGACACGCTGGCCGAAGCGTTCGATGTGTACGAGGAAAGCGGCGTCCTCGTGCCACTGGAGAACGCGCTCGACCGCGCGTTCTACGAAACGCTGCTGTCGGGGCTGCCGGATAACCCCGAGGTCGACAGCCCGACCGGGCTGTACGTCGAGTTCCTCGAAACCGAGGTCGACTTCCGGAACCTCCGGAACGCGCTCCGGCTGGCCCACAGCGGTGCCGACATCGACCCCTCGGAGTACTTCATCGAGGGCGGCCAGCTGTTCGACGCCCAAGAGGTCGCACAGCTGTCGACGAACCTCGACCAGCTGGTCAGTGCTGTCCGCGAGAGCAAGTACGGCGAGGACCTCAACCAGGCGCTGTCGGCGCTTGAGGAGGCCGACAACCTCATCGACTTCGAGCGGGCACTGGATGCGGCGCTGCTCGAATACGCCGACCGGCTCTCGAACCGCTATCCGCTGTCGGTCTGTCCGGTGTTATCCTACGTCCTCGCCAAGGAACGCGAGGTCGACAACATCCGGGCCATCGCTCGCGGTCGTGAGGCCGGCCTCGGCCCCGACGAAGTCGAACAGGAGCTGGTGATACTATGA
- a CDS encoding V-type ATP synthase subunit E, with product MSLQTVVEDIRDEARARAQEISDEADERAEEIIADAEADAEQIREEREAEVERTIEQEREQRLSSAKLEAKQARLNARRDILEDVHGDVEDALAALEGDRREELTRALLDAAVEEFDDSDELSVYGRASDQSLLEDVLDDYDDATYAGERDCLGGVVVESSESRVRVNNTFDSILEDVWEDNLKAISNRLFEDQ from the coding sequence ATGAGCCTTCAAACAGTCGTAGAGGACATCCGCGACGAGGCCCGCGCGCGTGCTCAGGAGATTAGCGACGAGGCCGACGAACGTGCCGAGGAGATTATTGCTGACGCCGAGGCCGACGCCGAGCAGATCCGAGAGGAACGCGAGGCAGAGGTCGAGCGGACCATCGAGCAGGAGCGAGAGCAGCGGCTCTCCTCCGCGAAGCTCGAGGCCAAACAGGCCCGACTCAACGCCCGGCGTGACATCCTCGAAGACGTTCACGGCGACGTCGAGGACGCGCTCGCGGCCCTCGAAGGGGACAGACGGGAGGAACTGACACGCGCACTGCTTGACGCCGCCGTCGAGGAGTTCGACGACAGCGACGAGCTGTCGGTGTACGGCCGTGCGTCTGACCAGTCGCTTCTCGAGGACGTACTCGATGACTACGACGACGCGACCTACGCCGGCGAGCGCGACTGTCTCGGCGGCGTCGTCGTCGAGAGCAGCGAGTCACGAGTCCGTGTGAACAACACGTTCGATTCCATCCTGGAGGACGTCTGGGAGGACAATCTGAAAGCAATCAGCAACCGCCTGTTCGAAGACCAATGA
- a CDS encoding ATP synthase subunit K, whose product MIETIALLVNVVLQEGGNVAPAIPNKAAAALAVGLAALGSGYAERGIGAAAVGAIAEDESMFGRGLILTVLPETLVILALVVVFVVPN is encoded by the coding sequence ATGATAGAAACTATCGCACTTCTCGTCAATGTCGTACTGCAAGAAGGTGGAAACGTCGCCCCAGCTATCCCGAACAAAGCTGCTGCAGCACTCGCAGTTGGTCTCGCTGCACTCGGTTCTGGATACGCTGAACGTGGGATCGGGGCCGCTGCTGTCGGCGCTATCGCAGAAGACGAGAGTATGTTCGGTCGTGGGCTTATCCTGACAGTCCTGCCGGAAACGCTCGTCATTCTTGCGCTTGTCGTCGTCTTCGTGGTCCCCAACTAA
- a CDS encoding V-type ATP synthase subunit I encodes MLRPEKMCRVSVTGSKRTMEQTIEAVHDLDMLHVTEYDGSWDGFEPGNSIDGTNEVSDKLVTVRSLQSILDVSEEDAGPTRVVTDEAIEEQLDEVRTAVNELDDRRDDVRDELRAVEDRINTMAPFVTLGIDLDLLRGYDSLSVVVGEGDSDEIETVLAASDIETFELFTEDGVVAVFAQADEDALQDALVGATFSRLEVPEGDGDPTSYLEELEHEKQQLESKLSTVEDELDELRLDHAGFLLAAEEKLAIEAQKGEAPLTFATTENAFIAEGWIPNERYEEFQRALSSTVGDAVDIDRIEIAEYDSEGHAESHEEVQREGGNGGEPVGSSVDAPEPESERQPQETVADGGVITMGSDDPPVIQDNPSGVRPFEDLVEVVNRPKYGEFDPTVAFFLTFPAFFGFMIGDLGYGLLYLALGYGLYSKVDSAVLKSLGGVGMWAGGFTALFGVLYGEIFGLHTISNVVWPALGFEGAPIHKGLQPHYGEYATAWLTVSLLAGMAHLAVGWIFDFVENLNHGLWDATTESGSWLLMLFGLWAWVFSGANGAAPDFLYGSEGVFAGHPLPLGFAGMPALNLFTIPGLGAPFSAWLVLFLLGLVLLALADPIEVVEFLNVLVNVLSYTRLAAVLLAKAGMAFVVNLLFFGVYVTGHGSEAEWHFGVSHSPSYYLEQGTYHGHEVTEVMFGGLVHSGIAAALVGVLILVLGHLLVLVLGITSAGLQGVRLEYVEFFGKFFEGGGKRYNPFGYERNYTTED; translated from the coding sequence ATGCTCAGACCTGAGAAGATGTGCCGCGTCTCGGTGACGGGGTCGAAACGCACGATGGAGCAGACTATCGAGGCCGTCCACGACCTCGATATGCTCCACGTCACCGAGTATGACGGCTCCTGGGACGGATTCGAACCCGGGAACTCGATCGACGGAACCAACGAGGTCTCCGATAAGCTCGTCACGGTTCGCTCGCTCCAGTCAATCTTGGACGTCAGCGAGGAAGACGCCGGTCCGACCCGAGTTGTCACTGACGAGGCAATCGAGGAGCAACTCGACGAGGTTCGGACGGCAGTCAACGAACTCGACGACCGGCGCGACGACGTCCGTGATGAGCTCCGGGCCGTCGAAGACCGGATCAACACGATGGCCCCGTTCGTCACGCTCGGCATCGATCTCGACCTGCTCCGTGGCTACGACTCGCTATCAGTCGTCGTCGGCGAGGGCGACAGCGACGAGATCGAGACTGTCCTTGCAGCTAGCGACATCGAGACGTTCGAGCTGTTCACCGAGGACGGCGTCGTCGCCGTGTTCGCACAGGCCGACGAAGACGCCCTGCAGGACGCACTGGTCGGGGCGACGTTCTCCCGGCTCGAAGTCCCAGAGGGCGACGGCGACCCAACGTCATATCTCGAAGAGCTGGAACACGAGAAACAGCAGCTCGAATCGAAGCTCTCGACTGTCGAGGACGAACTCGATGAACTCCGCCTCGACCACGCTGGATTCCTGCTCGCGGCCGAGGAGAAACTGGCTATCGAGGCCCAGAAGGGCGAAGCGCCGCTCACTTTCGCGACGACGGAAAACGCCTTCATCGCCGAAGGTTGGATTCCGAACGAACGCTACGAGGAGTTCCAGCGGGCCCTCTCGAGTACTGTCGGCGACGCTGTCGACATCGACAGGATCGAAATCGCCGAGTACGATAGCGAAGGGCACGCGGAGTCCCACGAAGAAGTCCAACGCGAAGGCGGCAACGGCGGCGAACCGGTCGGCAGTTCCGTCGATGCCCCCGAGCCCGAAAGCGAGCGCCAACCGCAGGAAACCGTCGCTGACGGCGGCGTCATCACGATGGGCAGCGACGACCCACCGGTCATTCAGGACAACCCGAGCGGCGTGCGACCCTTCGAGGACCTCGTCGAGGTCGTCAACCGGCCGAAGTACGGCGAGTTCGACCCAACGGTCGCCTTCTTCCTGACGTTCCCGGCCTTCTTCGGGTTCATGATCGGTGACCTTGGCTACGGGCTCCTGTACCTTGCACTCGGATACGGGCTGTACTCGAAAGTCGACAGCGCCGTGCTGAAGAGCCTCGGTGGCGTCGGTATGTGGGCCGGCGGGTTCACCGCGCTGTTTGGCGTGCTGTACGGCGAAATCTTTGGGCTGCACACGATTTCGAACGTCGTGTGGCCGGCGCTTGGTTTCGAAGGCGCCCCGATTCATAAGGGGCTCCAGCCTCACTACGGTGAATATGCGACCGCATGGCTCACTGTGAGCCTCCTCGCCGGGATGGCCCACCTCGCAGTGGGATGGATATTCGACTTCGTCGAAAACCTGAACCACGGCCTCTGGGATGCGACCACCGAGAGTGGATCCTGGCTCCTGATGCTGTTTGGCCTCTGGGCGTGGGTATTCTCCGGCGCAAACGGTGCTGCACCCGACTTCCTCTATGGCTCGGAAGGCGTTTTCGCCGGTCATCCACTCCCTCTCGGATTTGCGGGCATGCCGGCGCTCAACCTGTTCACAATTCCGGGGCTCGGCGCACCATTTTCGGCGTGGCTGGTCCTCTTCTTGCTCGGGCTCGTCCTGCTTGCGCTTGCCGACCCTATCGAGGTTGTCGAGTTCCTCAACGTCCTTGTGAACGTGCTGTCGTACACGCGGTTGGCCGCAGTGCTGCTGGCGAAGGCGGGGATGGCCTTCGTGGTTAACCTGCTGTTCTTCGGTGTCTACGTAACCGGCCACGGAAGTGAGGCCGAGTGGCACTTCGGTGTCAGCCACTCGCCGTCCTACTATCTCGAACAGGGTACCTACCACGGTCATGAGGTCACAGAAGTCATGTTCGGCGGCCTCGTCCACTCCGGCATTGCTGCCGCACTGGTCGGTGTCCTTATTCTCGTTCTTGGCCACCTGCTTGTGCTGGTACTGGGAATCACCAGTGCTGGGCTGCAAGGTGTGCGCCTCGAGTACGTCGAGTTCTTCGGCAAGTTCTTCGAGGGCGGCGGCAAGCGCTACAATCCGTTCGGCTACGAGCGGAACTACACGACTGAAGACTGA